The window ACGCCGGTGGACTTGTCTTTTTAATGCGGGTAACATTCAGGCCTGTCTCTTCTTTCAACTCCCTGATGCACGTTTGTTGAATGGTTTCACCCTTGTCGACAAGCCCTGCCGGAAATCCGTACTGATAACCCCCAAGTGGCACCCGAAATTCCTTAATGATGACCAGTTTATTCTTTTCTTTATGAAAAGGCACGATCACCACCGCGTCGGGCATGTCGAATTGCCCTGTGACGCACTTTGGCTGATCGCCCCTGGACGCGATATGCCACGATTTTTCCATACCATTTCGATTAATGTATGATATCTCATACATATT is drawn from Thermodesulfobacteriota bacterium and contains these coding sequences:
- a CDS encoding NUDIX hydrolase — encoded protein: MKIQHVEKITDCRHLNMYEISYINRNGMEKSWHIASRGDQPKCVTGQFDMPDAVVIVPFHKEKNKLVIIKEFRVPLGGYQYGFPAGLVDKGETIQQTCIRELKEETGLNVTRIKKTSPPAYSSSGMTDESVSMVYVECNGTPSNKGNEGSEDITTIFVSPSEASELCKNLKIKLDVKTWLVLSSFAESGRV